In the Silvanigrella aquatica genome, CAGTTTGTACCAGTGTGAATGATGTGATTTGTCATGGGATACCAAGTGAAAAAGAGCTTTTAAAAGAAGGGGATATTGTTAACGTCGATGTCACTGTTACTTTAGATGGCTACTTTGGTGATTGCTCGCGGACTTTTTATGTTGGTAATCACATTTCTGAGGAAAGTAAAAAAGTGACCGAAGTTGCTGAAGAGAGCCTTGCGCGGGGTATTGTCGCAGCGAAACATGGCAACCGCCTGGGGGATGTAGGTTGGGCCATTCAGGGGTATGCGGAAAAAGAGGGCTGTGGTGTTGTGCGTGATTTTGTTGGTCACGGTATTGGAAAAGTCTTTCATGAGCCCGATTTACAGGTTCCTCATTATGGGAGATCGGGTACCGGTCTCAAAATTGTGCGCGGCATGATTTTTACAATTGAACCCATGATAAATGCGGGTGATTGGCGCATGAAAATGATGAAAGATGGTTGGACTGCAAAAACAGTGGATGGCAAACCTTCTGCGCAGTTTGAGCATACGATTGCCATTGTAGGAGATGGCGTCGAAATATTAACCGCGTTAGAAGATGATCCCATCGCTTTAAGAGCAAAAAAGTTAGGCGCAAATATTTTGTGGCCCGCACTCAAGGCATAAAGTATGTCGCAATTTTCATGTAAAGATTTTCATATTCTGAACGTCATGGCGGCTACTATTGATGGCAAAATTGCCAGTCATAATAGGCAATCTTCCTTGGAAAGAAATTTGATGGGCATGTTGTGCTCTGAAGATTTTGAGCGCATGAGGCATGCTGTGGCTTCATGTGATGTTGTTTTTATCGGGGCGCGTAGTATGGAGTCAGAGTTGGGCGCTTTTCGCGTGTCAGAGTTGACTGCAAATAAGGCAGAGCCCGAATGGATTGTTTTTACCCGATCAGGAAATTTTTCCTTTCAACATAAATTCTGGGGACAAAAACATATTCCAAAGAGTATTTTTTTTGTAACCTCATTCGATTTAAGTGAAGAGCCTATATTAAAAGTAGGGCAAAAAATCGAATTTTGTGGAGAAATAAATTATTATTTAGGTAACATATCGGGATTGATAAAATATCTCATTCATAATAATAAAAAAAGATTTGCTTTATTAGGTGGTGGACAATTAAATGCGGCATTTTGGGAGCAGGGCTTGGTTCATGAATTATGGCTCACGTTAAGTCCTATTTTAATAGGAAATATTCAATCACCTTCACTAGTTTCTTCTTCGCACCTTCTTTCTAAGAAACTAGAATGTCAAAAAGTGACCCAATCAGGGGATTTTGTATTTATTAACTATAAGGTGTCTTAAATACTAACTTTTAGATTGGAAAAATTCATAGATATGGAATCTATTCAGCAACAATTAAATGAAAATTCAACTATTAAAAATGAGTTTAAATTTGGTAAAATTCATAGAATACTTTTTGTTACAAGTATTATTATAATCTGTGCCATTGGATTTATTGGTTCAGATATTTATTTACCATCACTACCTGCGATAGCTGAATTTTATAATAAAGATGCTATTTGGTCACAAAGTACCATGACAGTGTTCTTAATTACCATGGCTATTTTTCAAATTTTTTCGGGTTCTTTATCCGATCGTTTTGGTAGAAAGCGTGTGCTTTTTATTTGTATGATCATATTTATGCTTGCTTCCGTTGGTTGTTTTTTTTCGAGCAGTATTTATGAGCTTTTATTTTTTCGTATTTTACAAGCTATTGGGGCTTGTGGTGGCATGTCTATTGGACAAGCTATTGTCGCCGATTTATTTAATGCTCAAGATATGGCAAGAATACTTTCCATAACAATACCTCTAGTTGCTTTTTCTCCTGCTATAGCCCCTGTTTTAGGTGGTCATATTCAAACTCATTTTAATTGGCAATCTAATTTTTTGGTCTTAGCTATTTATGGTGGTATTATTATTTTTATATTAATGACTCCTATTATTCCTAATATAAAAAATAAGACAATTAAAAATTCAACTTTTGATTTTGCTGCATTTTTAAAAATTATTTTTGATAAAAGATTTTTTGGCTATGCTTTATTTATGATGGCTTCAAATGCAACCTATTTTTCATTTGTGGCGGCTTGCCCTTTTTTATTAAATAAATTTGGTTATTCTCCTGCTACAGTAGGCTATGCTTTTTGTGCAGCATCATTTCCTTATATGTTTGCTTCTTTTTTAGGAAGAAAACTCTCATTTTCTATGACGAGTAACCAAATCATCTTTACAGGTATATCAGTAAATATTATTGGAGGCCTTGCGCTTCTTATCATGTATCTTTTTAATTGGCAGCATTTGTTAGCATTGATGATTCCTGTATTTATTATTACTATAGGGAATGGATTGCTCATGCCTTTTTCCTCTGCCAATGCGATTTCTTTATTTCCTAATAATGCTGGTTTAGTTACTGGTACTTTAGGTTCATTGCAATTAACTGCTGCAGGAATAGGTACAGTCGCTATGGGA is a window encoding:
- a CDS encoding dihydrofolate reductase family protein — protein: MSQFSCKDFHILNVMAATIDGKIASHNRQSSLERNLMGMLCSEDFERMRHAVASCDVVFIGARSMESELGAFRVSELTANKAEPEWIVFTRSGNFSFQHKFWGQKHIPKSIFFVTSFDLSEEPILKVGQKIEFCGEINYYLGNISGLIKYLIHNNKKRFALLGGGQLNAAFWEQGLVHELWLTLSPILIGNIQSPSLVSSSHLLSKKLECQKVTQSGDFVFINYKVS
- a CDS encoding multidrug effflux MFS transporter; this translates as MESIQQQLNENSTIKNEFKFGKIHRILFVTSIIIICAIGFIGSDIYLPSLPAIAEFYNKDAIWSQSTMTVFLITMAIFQIFSGSLSDRFGRKRVLFICMIIFMLASVGCFFSSSIYELLFFRILQAIGACGGMSIGQAIVADLFNAQDMARILSITIPLVAFSPAIAPVLGGHIQTHFNWQSNFLVLAIYGGIIIFILMTPIIPNIKNKTIKNSTFDFAAFLKIIFDKRFFGYALFMMASNATYFSFVAACPFLLNKFGYSPATVGYAFCAASFPYMFASFLGRKLSFSMTSNQIIFTGISVNIIGGLALLIMYLFNWQHLLALMIPVFIITIGNGLLMPFSSANAISLFPNNAGLVTGTLGSLQLTAAGIGTVAMGFVENGTLLPLGLFDFFVSLSAFLYFLIVFKLFALKRE
- the map gene encoding type I methionyl aminopeptidase; its protein translation is MPKLKSQEDVLKMREAGRLAALTLRHAGEMIKPGISTEEVNRAVHDYIVSHGAYPSPLNYKGYPKSVCTSVNDVICHGIPSEKELLKEGDIVNVDVTVTLDGYFGDCSRTFYVGNHISEESKKVTEVAEESLARGIVAAKHGNRLGDVGWAIQGYAEKEGCGVVRDFVGHGIGKVFHEPDLQVPHYGRSGTGLKIVRGMIFTIEPMINAGDWRMKMMKDGWTAKTVDGKPSAQFEHTIAIVGDGVEILTALEDDPIALRAKKLGANILWPALKA